The Altererythrobacter sp. CAU 1644 genome has a window encoding:
- a CDS encoding tetratricopeptide repeat protein, giving the protein MKPAIRIAMCAAAAFSLSGCQSFVSALGFGPKDKEAQRAEASTSVFGKDELEQGRLALKSGHPANAIQLFRLAALDEGSAPDAFNGLGVAYAKLGRADLAERYFKMAVSLDGSNPKFAANLDRFYNSALGNSHRALAMREQAAREELAAAAKAADALGLLQPLAQESERRGALTLEKPSVQMSRTSRREIRLSTGSAETGRGGALPAVAVRNPAKEPKAEQIEDTAQLEDDAAPSAKPGERKTPTAISLLGRGSSGESYPVRISLTKPQSGKSAPAARANYPLRVALASTSKGD; this is encoded by the coding sequence ATGAAACCCGCAATCCGTATCGCAATGTGCGCCGCCGCCGCCTTCTCGCTTTCGGGATGCCAGAGTTTCGTCAGTGCGCTGGGCTTCGGTCCGAAAGACAAGGAAGCGCAGCGCGCCGAGGCCAGCACTTCGGTTTTCGGAAAGGATGAGCTTGAGCAGGGACGCCTTGCGCTCAAGTCTGGGCATCCGGCCAATGCCATACAGTTATTCCGGCTGGCAGCGCTCGACGAAGGCAGCGCCCCTGACGCTTTCAACGGCCTTGGCGTGGCATACGCTAAACTGGGCCGTGCCGACCTGGCCGAGCGCTACTTCAAGATGGCGGTAAGCCTCGACGGTTCAAACCCCAAATTTGCTGCCAATCTCGACCGGTTCTACAACTCGGCGCTGGGCAATTCGCACCGGGCACTCGCCATGCGCGAACAGGCGGCCCGGGAAGAACTCGCAGCCGCCGCCAAGGCTGCCGATGCGCTTGGTCTGCTGCAGCCGCTAGCGCAAGAATCGGAGCGCAGGGGCGCTCTGACACTCGAGAAACCGTCGGTGCAGATGTCGCGCACTTCGCGTCGCGAAATCCGGCTAAGCACAGGATCGGCTGAAACCGGCCGCGGTGGCGCCCTTCCCGCAGTGGCAGTGCGCAATCCTGCCAAGGAGCCCAAAGCAGAGCAAATCGAAGACACGGCGCAGTTGGAAGATGATGCCGCACCCTCGGCCAAGCCCGGCGAACGCAAGACGCCAACGGCGATCAGCCTACTAGGCCGGGGATCTTCGGGTGAAAGCTACCCGGTACGGATCAGCCTGACAAAGCCGCAAAGCGGCAAGTCAGCGCCTGCTGCGCGCGCAAATTATCCGCTGCGAGTGGCGCTTGCATCTACCAGCAAAGGCGACTGA
- a CDS encoding type II secretion system F family protein, translating into MTAEIIRIVLLLAVFAGVFLLVQVVGSSYAKSRSYRGAVNKRLQMIGSGQDREAVIGQLIKNRPTGLPDLPKLLASPADKLQRKLFASNLALTIGQLVLFMGIGLVSIFLLVMLIIVSMGYGLGLGAIIIALLFATALAVVLPLFIIGTIAESRRKKMEHQFPIALDIFVRALRSGHPIASAIDLLTHEMEDPIGTEFGLVSDEVAYGADLITALEQMADRWDLEDMQMFVVSLSVQSQTGGNLAEILDNISRVIRERHQLFLKVKALSSEGRMTALMLTVLPVFAFVTFFLGAPQYYLESAEDPIFIYGAITLAVMYFLGVYIMRRLVDLKV; encoded by the coding sequence ATGACAGCAGAGATCATCCGCATCGTCTTACTGCTCGCAGTCTTTGCCGGGGTGTTCCTGCTGGTGCAGGTCGTCGGTTCGTCTTACGCTAAAAGCCGCAGTTATCGCGGTGCGGTGAACAAGCGCTTGCAAATGATCGGCTCAGGCCAGGATCGCGAGGCTGTAATTGGCCAGTTGATCAAGAACCGACCGACCGGGCTGCCAGATCTGCCGAAATTACTGGCCAGTCCGGCCGACAAACTGCAGCGCAAGCTATTTGCCTCAAACCTGGCTCTTACAATCGGTCAGCTTGTTCTCTTCATGGGAATTGGCCTGGTCTCCATCTTCCTGTTGGTCATGCTGATCATCGTTTCGATGGGCTACGGACTCGGGTTGGGTGCGATCATAATCGCCCTGCTTTTCGCCACTGCGTTGGCAGTTGTCCTGCCGCTGTTCATCATCGGCACGATCGCGGAATCGCGCCGCAAGAAGATGGAGCACCAGTTCCCGATCGCGCTGGACATTTTCGTCCGCGCCCTGCGTTCGGGACACCCTATCGCATCAGCCATCGACCTTCTCACCCATGAGATGGAAGATCCGATCGGTACCGAGTTCGGGCTAGTAAGCGACGAAGTGGCTTATGGTGCAGATCTCATTACGGCGCTTGAGCAAATGGCCGATCGATGGGACTTGGAAGACATGCAGATGTTTGTCGTGTCTCTGTCGGTCCAGAGTCAGACCGGGGGTAATCTGGCCGAAATCTTGGACAATATCTCCAGAGTTATTCGCGAGCGCCACCAACTCTTCCTCAAGGTGAAGGCACTGAGCTCTGAAGGGCGTATGACCGCACTGATGCTAACCGTCTTGCCGGTGTTCGCATTCGTCACGTTCTTCTTGGGAGCGCCCCAATACTATCTCGAAAGCGCCGAGGATCCGATCTTCATCTACGGAGCGATTACCCTCGCGGTAATGTACTTCCTGGGCGTTTACATCATGCGCCGCCTCGTGGACCTGAAGGTTTGA
- a CDS encoding type II and III secretion system protein family protein, with the protein MRTRLKTFSAAIAFGLTAGALPLAAVPAAAQGETSIHAGSVEVPINKSQVISADRPIARAMIGNDEIADIFPISDRSVYVLGKKFGTTSLTLYDRGNNVLAVMDIAVGPDVTGLREQMGNLLPNENIDAYISNESIVLSGTVSGAGAADRAVQLAKAYAGENVINLMSLGGSQQVMLEVRFAEVSRNVGKDLGVRTFFNGRGGRFSGATGPGTTLTPGAGNSNFGNGDLQVESVLGAFGVVTRSFTDVLGLDIDVALDALEDKGLSKTLAEPTLVALSGERASFLAGGEFPVPVAQAIGGQGGAGGGSAAITVEFKPFGVSLGFTPTVLSDNVINLLVEPEVSAIDPTASITVGGLSIPGLSTRRASTVLELRDGESFAIAGLIQQDFKTTVEQVPLLGSIPIIGSLFRSSSFQKGETELLIVVTPRLVQPVRPEQVRLPTDRVGDPVQADVLLNGVAYQPKPVAPNGATPLPQAGEPQPVEEEYDY; encoded by the coding sequence ATGCGCACCCGTCTCAAGACATTCAGCGCGGCTATTGCATTCGGCCTGACTGCAGGGGCTCTTCCCCTTGCAGCAGTTCCTGCCGCCGCCCAGGGGGAAACCTCGATCCACGCAGGATCGGTCGAAGTGCCGATCAATAAAAGCCAAGTAATCAGTGCCGACCGACCGATCGCGAGGGCGATGATCGGCAATGACGAGATCGCCGATATCTTTCCGATCTCGGACCGCTCTGTGTACGTGCTGGGCAAGAAATTCGGCACCACCAGCCTGACGCTCTACGATCGGGGCAACAATGTGCTTGCGGTGATGGATATCGCGGTAGGCCCGGACGTGACCGGCCTGCGCGAGCAAATGGGTAACCTGCTGCCGAATGAAAATATCGACGCCTACATCTCGAACGAATCGATCGTCTTGAGCGGCACCGTATCGGGAGCAGGCGCGGCCGATCGCGCGGTTCAGCTGGCCAAGGCCTATGCCGGCGAGAATGTCATCAACCTGATGTCGCTCGGCGGCAGCCAGCAGGTCATGCTCGAGGTTCGCTTCGCCGAAGTCAGCCGTAATGTCGGCAAGGACCTTGGTGTCCGCACGTTCTTTAACGGACGAGGAGGCAGATTCAGCGGCGCCACCGGGCCTGGAACGACCCTTACTCCTGGTGCGGGCAATTCGAACTTCGGTAACGGAGACTTGCAGGTCGAGTCGGTCCTGGGTGCCTTTGGCGTCGTAACCCGGTCATTCACGGATGTTTTGGGCCTGGATATCGACGTCGCACTCGATGCGCTGGAGGACAAGGGGCTCTCCAAGACGCTCGCCGAGCCGACGCTCGTCGCCTTGTCGGGTGAGAGAGCTTCGTTCCTGGCTGGCGGCGAATTTCCCGTGCCGGTTGCCCAGGCCATTGGCGGCCAGGGTGGCGCTGGTGGAGGGAGCGCAGCGATTACGGTCGAATTCAAACCCTTTGGCGTCAGCCTTGGGTTTACGCCAACCGTGCTCTCAGACAATGTGATCAACCTGTTGGTCGAACCAGAAGTCAGCGCGATCGACCCAACCGCTTCAATCACGGTTGGCGGGCTTTCTATTCCCGGATTGTCGACGCGGCGGGCGAGCACCGTACTGGAACTGCGCGACGGCGAGAGCTTCGCCATTGCTGGCCTGATCCAACAGGACTTCAAGACTACGGTCGAACAGGTTCCTTTGCTTGGTTCGATCCCGATAATCGGATCGCTGTTCCGCTCGTCGAGCTTTCAAAAGGGCGAGACCGAATTGCTGATCGTGGTAACGCCGCGGCTGGTCCAGCCGGTCAGGCCTGAGCAAGTCCGCCTTCCGACCGATCGCGTTGGCGATCCCGTACAAGCGGACGTGCTGCTCAATGGTGTAGCCTACCAACCCAAGCCGGTTGCGCCGAACGGCGCGACACCGCTGCCGCAAGCCGGCGAGCCACAGCCAGTGGAGGAAGAATATGACTACTAG
- a CDS encoding CpaF family protein, producing MWKIKRPEAEMEQMEVEPAADASEELAEVVALHPQISAREEALLQIRMGIHQGLLDRINLSMLDKLSEEQIKSEVTQIVPELLVTYDQPLNREERANLIDEVMNELLGLGPLEPLLKDESITDILVNGCNTVFVEKGGTLTRVSTRFQDEKHLMRIIQKIVSAVGRRIDESSPFVDARLKDGSRVNAIVAPLALDGSLLSIRKFAKIPISMQKLIDLHSVPEAMAEVLQAIVASRRNVLISGGTGSGKTTMLNALSSFIDERERIVTIEDSAELQLQQTHVARLETRPPNIEGRGEVSQRDLVKNALRMRPDRIIVGEVRAGEAFDMLQAMNTGHDGSMTTVHANTARDSLSRVEQMIGMSGIDMPQRAARAQIASAINVVLQVSRLSDGRRKVTSLSELTGMEGDTITMQEIFRFKKEGIDENNMVIGHFEATGIRPKFLLDAEAHGIKLPAELFRPELKIG from the coding sequence ATGTGGAAGATCAAACGCCCGGAAGCCGAAATGGAGCAGATGGAGGTCGAGCCGGCCGCCGATGCATCCGAAGAGCTGGCAGAGGTCGTAGCCCTCCATCCGCAAATCAGCGCCCGTGAAGAGGCGCTGCTGCAGATCCGTATGGGCATCCACCAGGGTTTGCTCGACCGCATCAATCTGTCGATGCTCGACAAATTGTCGGAAGAGCAGATCAAGTCGGAGGTAACGCAGATCGTACCCGAACTGCTCGTCACCTACGACCAGCCGCTTAACCGTGAAGAGCGCGCCAATCTCATCGACGAAGTGATGAACGAGCTGCTCGGCCTCGGCCCGCTCGAGCCGCTGCTCAAGGACGAGAGCATCACCGACATCCTCGTCAACGGCTGCAACACAGTGTTCGTCGAAAAAGGCGGAACGCTCACTCGCGTTTCGACGCGCTTCCAGGATGAAAAGCATCTGATGCGGATCATCCAGAAGATCGTCAGTGCGGTCGGCCGGCGGATCGACGAGAGCTCGCCGTTTGTCGATGCGCGTCTCAAGGACGGCAGCCGCGTCAACGCCATCGTTGCGCCGCTCGCGCTCGACGGCTCGCTGCTGTCCATTCGTAAGTTCGCCAAAATCCCGATCAGCATGCAAAAGTTGATCGACCTGCATTCGGTCCCGGAAGCGATGGCCGAAGTCCTGCAGGCCATTGTCGCTTCGCGTCGCAATGTGCTCATTTCGGGCGGTACCGGTTCGGGTAAAACCACCATGCTCAACGCCTTGTCGAGCTTCATCGACGAGCGCGAGCGCATCGTGACGATCGAGGACTCGGCGGAACTGCAACTCCAGCAGACTCACGTCGCCCGTCTTGAAACCCGCCCCCCGAATATCGAGGGCCGCGGCGAGGTCAGCCAGCGCGACCTGGTGAAGAACGCCCTGCGCATGCGACCCGACCGCATCATCGTTGGCGAAGTTCGCGCCGGTGAAGCGTTCGATATGCTGCAGGCCATGAACACCGGCCATGACGGCTCGATGACGACGGTGCACGCCAATACGGCCCGCGATTCGCTTAGCCGTGTCGAGCAGATGATCGGGATGAGCGGGATCGACATGCCCCAGCGCGCTGCTCGGGCGCAGATTGCCTCGGCGATCAATGTCGTGCTCCAGGTTTCGCGGCTGAGCGACGGCCGCCGCAAGGTAACCAGCCTCTCCGAACTCACCGGAATGGAAGGTGATACCATCACCATGCAGGAGATTTTCCGTTTCAAGAAGGAGGGGATCGACGAGAACAACATGGTTATCGGACATTTCGAGGCGACAGGCATCCGGCCCAAGTTCCTTCTCGACGCCGAAGCCCACGGCATCAAACTGCCAGCCGAATTGTTCCGACCCGAATTGAAGATTGGTTGA
- a CDS encoding TadE/TadG family type IV pilus assembly protein has product MMRRRGFIFDCEGAAAAEMALILPIAVLLLFAGFESANYFYSQHQISKGLRDGARFAARQNFNDINCRSGASISSGVVAQIQNVARTGKASGGNARISGWDNADITVTVTCPTAAEAQTGIFTSSEPAPQVNLTTTINYDSLFNGLGVITDSAVIGARHQATVMGI; this is encoded by the coding sequence ATGATGCGGCGTCGGGGCTTCATATTCGATTGTGAAGGGGCCGCGGCAGCCGAGATGGCCTTGATCCTGCCGATCGCTGTCTTGCTGCTATTCGCAGGGTTTGAATCGGCGAATTATTTCTATTCGCAGCACCAGATCTCCAAGGGATTGAGAGATGGCGCGCGCTTTGCGGCCCGTCAGAATTTCAACGATATCAACTGCCGTTCAGGTGCCTCCATCTCGTCGGGCGTTGTGGCGCAAATCCAGAATGTCGCCAGAACTGGAAAGGCATCGGGAGGCAATGCTCGGATATCAGGATGGGACAATGCGGACATCACCGTAACTGTCACCTGCCCGACAGCTGCGGAAGCGCAGACCGGAATTTTCACGAGCAGTGAGCCGGCTCCGCAAGTCAATCTCACCACGACCATCAATTACGATTCCCTGTTTAATGGGCTCGGAGTCATCACCGACAGCGCCGTGATCGGCGCGCGTCATCAAGCAACGGTGATGGGAATCTGA
- a CDS encoding TadE/TadG family type IV pilus assembly protein — MKLPNSINRFLQDERGLAAEFALVLPLLIIFVLGTIDIGIYAYRLNQAEKATQMGARYAVVTNPVWQELTTLSMVNKNVNGTDVTQGDRIPVMDFTVTCDDTACTCAGPNCGLVGTQTRDAAAFTNLATRMRVIAPGIQDANIEVDYSGSGLGYAGDPNGPDISPFVTVRLTGLEYTPISLAVFGSKIGFGDFTYTLTAEDAAGTNSN; from the coding sequence ATGAAGCTCCCCAACTCCATCAACCGGTTCCTGCAAGACGAACGAGGTCTCGCGGCCGAGTTCGCATTGGTTCTGCCGCTGCTGATCATCTTCGTTCTGGGGACGATCGACATCGGCATCTACGCCTATCGCCTTAATCAGGCCGAGAAGGCTACTCAGATGGGTGCACGCTACGCTGTCGTGACAAATCCGGTGTGGCAGGAACTCACAACGCTCTCGATGGTCAACAAGAATGTCAACGGGACCGATGTCACTCAAGGTGACCGCATCCCGGTGATGGATTTCACGGTAACCTGCGATGATACGGCTTGCACCTGCGCTGGCCCGAATTGCGGTCTCGTGGGCACCCAGACCCGTGACGCAGCTGCCTTTACCAACCTGGCCACTCGGATGAGGGTGATCGCGCCAGGCATCCAGGACGCCAATATCGAGGTCGACTACAGCGGTTCAGGGCTCGGTTATGCGGGTGACCCGAATGGCCCGGATATTTCGCCCTTTGTAACGGTCCGTCTGACTGGACTGGAATATACGCCGATTTCGCTCGCCGTTTTCGGGTCTAAGATCGGCTTCGGCGATTTCACCTACACATTGACGGCAGAAGACGCCGCAGGAACGAATTCGAATTGA
- a CDS encoding TadE/TadG family type IV pilus assembly protein: MSGKRSNKQFWSDQRGAVAATYALALIPLIAIAGLGFDYARVMGMDTELQNAADQAALAGATQLNQTSDSMTRAINAATGNLVTNSTFLSNDGAGGTIAITDTATQIVFYANKADAEAGTGGFTDTSRFAEARFIEVTVDTRDARYAFTPVVGALVGSLNAGAVAGVGSAVCRIPPLMICNPDEPTSGDKDAPFLGDNYKGRGLLVVQGGNNAWAPGDFGYLDLGNGANGVREGLGWPVPGGGCLAVDDADKIGVDTEPGVIADAPDSLNTRFDIYDNVACPAGDDCPAARNNRKDVVRPANATPSTGNSCKYGNQGWREPAVPYQPPDLTPLDPLTDTMPTTMGHPRDICHAVGENNAAYCNSPFGDGVWDIAAYVYTHFRRTDGSNTRWSMTDFATNTGLDATASRYDVYKWEKDNRNTLVDGLTVLETFPKNATGSTNINPGQPVCSNNAYGYAPTTIIDRRVMSIAVVNCVGNGVRGARDNVPVETWVDVFLVQPSLNRGTGPSKRTTREEIYVEIMGESKINGTGTNGGLVVRRDVPYLVR; this comes from the coding sequence ATGAGCGGGAAACGATCAAATAAACAATTCTGGAGTGACCAGCGTGGCGCAGTTGCAGCCACCTATGCACTCGCATTGATCCCGCTTATTGCGATTGCAGGTCTCGGCTTCGACTACGCCCGCGTCATGGGCATGGATACCGAGCTCCAGAATGCAGCCGACCAGGCCGCGCTCGCCGGGGCCACGCAGCTCAACCAGACATCGGATTCGATGACGCGCGCGATCAACGCGGCGACGGGGAATCTCGTCACCAACTCGACCTTCCTTTCGAACGATGGTGCCGGCGGAACGATCGCGATTACCGACACAGCGACGCAGATCGTATTCTATGCGAACAAAGCCGATGCTGAAGCAGGCACCGGGGGTTTCACCGACACTTCGCGCTTTGCGGAAGCACGATTCATAGAGGTGACTGTCGATACGCGGGACGCCCGCTATGCCTTTACGCCTGTTGTAGGTGCATTGGTTGGCAGTCTGAACGCTGGTGCTGTTGCGGGAGTCGGATCGGCGGTGTGCCGCATCCCCCCGTTGATGATCTGCAACCCGGACGAACCGACGAGCGGCGACAAGGATGCACCGTTCCTTGGTGACAACTACAAGGGTAGAGGCCTGCTTGTCGTCCAGGGCGGCAACAACGCCTGGGCGCCAGGCGATTTCGGCTACCTTGACCTGGGCAACGGCGCGAATGGCGTCCGTGAAGGTCTCGGTTGGCCTGTCCCCGGCGGCGGCTGCCTCGCCGTTGATGACGCTGACAAGATTGGGGTCGATACGGAACCAGGCGTTATCGCGGACGCGCCCGACTCGCTGAACACCCGTTTCGACATTTACGACAATGTCGCCTGTCCCGCCGGAGACGATTGTCCCGCTGCACGCAACAACCGGAAGGACGTCGTGCGGCCTGCCAATGCTACTCCCTCGACTGGCAATTCGTGCAAATACGGCAACCAGGGTTGGCGCGAACCCGCAGTCCCCTATCAGCCACCAGACCTCACGCCGCTCGATCCTCTCACCGACACTATGCCCACCACGATGGGGCATCCCCGCGATATCTGCCATGCAGTAGGCGAGAACAATGCTGCTTATTGCAACTCGCCGTTCGGCGACGGTGTGTGGGACATAGCTGCCTATGTCTACACGCACTTCAGGCGAACGGACGGATCCAACACGCGCTGGTCGATGACGGATTTCGCGACCAACACCGGCCTCGACGCGACCGCTTCGCGGTACGATGTATACAAATGGGAGAAGGACAACCGGAACACACTGGTCGATGGCCTGACGGTCCTTGAAACCTTCCCAAAAAATGCCACGGGTTCGACCAACATCAATCCTGGGCAACCGGTGTGCAGCAACAATGCATACGGTTATGCGCCAACCACCATCATCGACCGGAGGGTCATGTCGATTGCCGTCGTGAATTGCGTCGGCAACGGGGTCCGAGGGGCACGTGACAACGTTCCTGTCGAAACTTGGGTCGACGTGTTCCTCGTGCAACCCTCACTCAATCGCGGTACCGGACCGAGTAAACGGACCACGCGCGAAGAAATCTATGTTGAAATCATGGGCGAGTCCAAGATCAACGGTACCGGAACCAATGGAGGCCTCGTCGTCAGACGCGATGTGCCTTACCTGGTGCGATGA
- a CDS encoding AAA family ATPase, whose translation MGRIDNIYEPPLNQAVDLPEHVHIVAQPAVLDGIDPIRDDVKLIECGVDDPLPIHSLVNASIVVIEVDPRSRNSLERVDQLRKHAPSVPVIAGLGDVDIATTRQLLRRGVSDIVALPFALDELVTSIVDVADKIELDVADQVAPAPFITVLKSIGGSGATTVITHLAAQMTSDLGEGARSCIIDLDLQSGDVASYMGVAPRRTLADLIESTDRVDEEVISSVAASGHHNVDVIAAPTDIVPIESLEFDQLMMIVTLARKRYDLVFVDLPANMTNWSLSTIFAADQTLVIGQLTIPSLRHAKRQIDFLVSMGIPRDKIQVALNRVEKRLFKTIDASDAAGALKHPILATIGEDANLLRTAQDQGELVDAFQKRSKFNRDIMQLADLVADRLAELN comes from the coding sequence ATGGGAAGGATTGACAACATTTACGAGCCGCCGCTCAACCAGGCCGTCGATTTGCCCGAGCACGTGCACATTGTTGCGCAACCTGCCGTGCTGGACGGCATCGATCCTATCCGGGATGACGTCAAGTTGATCGAATGCGGTGTCGATGATCCACTTCCGATCCATTCGCTGGTCAATGCTTCGATTGTCGTGATCGAAGTCGATCCGCGTTCACGCAATTCGCTTGAGCGGGTCGATCAATTGCGCAAGCACGCGCCTTCCGTTCCCGTGATCGCAGGCCTTGGCGATGTCGACATTGCCACCACTCGTCAGCTGTTGCGGCGTGGAGTGAGCGACATCGTCGCCCTGCCCTTCGCACTTGACGAACTCGTGACCTCGATAGTGGATGTCGCCGACAAGATCGAACTCGACGTCGCAGATCAAGTGGCACCGGCGCCGTTCATCACGGTGCTCAAGAGCATCGGCGGCTCGGGTGCGACGACGGTAATCACGCATCTTGCCGCGCAAATGACCAGCGATCTCGGCGAAGGTGCGCGTTCGTGCATTATCGATCTCGACCTGCAGTCGGGCGACGTCGCGTCCTACATGGGGGTTGCGCCGCGCCGTACGCTCGCCGATCTGATCGAATCTACCGACCGGGTCGACGAAGAGGTCATCTCCTCGGTTGCGGCCAGCGGCCACCACAATGTCGACGTGATCGCCGCGCCGACCGATATCGTGCCGATTGAATCGCTCGAATTCGACCAGCTCATGATGATCGTGACACTCGCGCGCAAGCGCTACGATCTGGTGTTCGTCGACCTGCCTGCGAACATGACCAATTGGTCCCTCTCCACTATCTTCGCGGCCGATCAGACCCTGGTGATCGGTCAGCTTACCATTCCGAGCCTTCGGCACGCCAAACGGCAGATCGATTTCCTCGTCTCGATGGGGATACCGCGCGACAAGATCCAGGTTGCTCTCAATCGGGTCGAGAAACGCCTGTTCAAGACGATCGATGCCTCCGACGCCGCCGGAGCGCTCAAGCACCCAATCCTCGCGACGATTGGCGAAGATGCCAATCTGCTGCGCACCGCCCAAGATCAGGGCGAACTGGTCGATGCCTTCCAGAAGCGCAGTAAATTCAACCGGGATATTATGCAGCTGGCAGATCTCGTCGCGGATCGTCTGGCGGAGTTGAATTGA
- the cpaB gene encoding Flp pilus assembly protein CpaB, giving the protein MRGRNLLIVGVAIFFGLIAVYLANSYFSGVEERQAREAEANRMAQIVVATQDFQFGTPLATTNLRLANWPANSVPQGAFVSIEEATRGGRVALRPIAIGEPILSTKVSGEGGRATLASILPEELRAVSIPVNQVSGVGGFVRAGDVVDVMLTRRIPGEGADRDDQMTFVVLENVLVLAIDQVADENQTEPKVGSTATLQTDILGAQKLTLARQVGSLSLALRNVENQDVGGTEVVTPSDLGGAGYYIAARSSAPAAPAPAAPAVRNSANAGPAAPSRPRGPTMSIVRGTEPTTYEVNRKGGW; this is encoded by the coding sequence ATGAGGGGACGTAACCTCCTCATCGTCGGTGTGGCCATATTTTTCGGCCTGATCGCGGTGTATCTGGCAAACAGCTATTTCAGCGGCGTCGAAGAACGCCAGGCGCGCGAAGCGGAGGCAAACCGCATGGCGCAAATTGTCGTTGCGACGCAGGACTTCCAGTTCGGCACTCCTCTGGCGACGACCAACTTGCGGCTGGCCAACTGGCCGGCCAATTCGGTGCCGCAAGGCGCATTCGTATCGATTGAGGAAGCGACCCGCGGCGGTCGCGTTGCTCTGCGCCCGATTGCAATCGGGGAGCCAATCCTCTCGACCAAAGTTTCCGGTGAGGGCGGCCGCGCCACTCTCGCCTCCATACTTCCCGAAGAGCTTCGCGCGGTTTCGATCCCGGTCAACCAGGTATCCGGCGTAGGCGGTTTTGTCCGCGCAGGGGATGTCGTCGACGTCATGCTGACCCGCCGAATCCCTGGAGAAGGCGCTGACCGTGACGATCAGATGACTTTCGTGGTTCTCGAAAACGTCCTAGTGCTCGCGATCGACCAAGTTGCCGACGAGAATCAGACCGAACCAAAGGTCGGGAGTACCGCCACGCTCCAAACCGATATTCTCGGCGCGCAGAAGCTGACACTTGCCCGACAGGTCGGCTCGCTCAGCCTGGCTCTCCGCAATGTCGAAAATCAAGACGTTGGCGGCACCGAGGTCGTCACTCCGAGCGATCTTGGTGGGGCCGGCTATTACATTGCTGCGCGCAGCAGCGCTCCCGCAGCGCCGGCACCGGCTGCACCCGCCGTTCGCAATTCGGCAAATGCAGGCCCCGCTGCACCCAGCCGACCGCGTGGTCCGACCATGTCGATCGTGCGAGGTACCGAGCCGACTACATACGAAGTTAACCGGAAGGGGGGATGGTAA
- a CDS encoding type II secretion system F family protein, whose protein sequence is MIDIAANNWVFRALILLGIFGLVALVVFLATSATARRARFTKELSAISGESAGISSESLRRQRTEGVWAGIVKRIENAGLNLGDTAESEIAKQLRAAGYISQSAPRVYTLVRLLMIFALPGAFLILSSTQGEPPSIMRLYFTSAILALLGLYIPNLFVRAKAERRRTEIINGFPDSLDLMLVCVEAGLGLESTLDRVGREMASSHPRIAAMITETTLLMRAGASREDALRKLGENAGVDEIRSFATLLIQSDKLGTSLATTLRVYASEMREARRLRAEEKAHRLPVLLSIPLVVFMLPTMIGVITLPAIVLSIREVFPAMSGSR, encoded by the coding sequence ATGATTGATATTGCCGCCAACAACTGGGTCTTTCGCGCACTCATCCTGCTAGGCATCTTCGGCCTGGTAGCGTTGGTCGTTTTTCTCGCCACAAGTGCAACGGCAAGGAGGGCACGCTTTACCAAAGAGCTTTCTGCGATCTCTGGAGAATCTGCCGGAATATCCAGCGAGTCCTTGCGCCGCCAACGAACTGAGGGAGTTTGGGCAGGGATAGTCAAGCGGATCGAGAATGCCGGACTCAATCTCGGCGATACCGCAGAGAGCGAGATCGCCAAGCAGCTCCGTGCAGCAGGATATATCTCCCAATCGGCACCGCGAGTGTACACGCTTGTCCGGCTCTTGATGATTTTTGCCCTGCCTGGTGCATTTCTCATCCTGTCCTCGACGCAAGGCGAGCCGCCGTCGATCATGCGGCTGTACTTCACTAGCGCCATCCTGGCCCTGCTCGGCTTGTATATTCCCAATCTCTTCGTTCGCGCGAAGGCCGAGCGGCGACGGACCGAAATCATCAACGGCTTCCCGGACAGCCTGGATCTAATGCTGGTCTGCGTGGAAGCCGGGCTCGGCCTCGAATCCACCCTCGATCGGGTCGGTCGTGAGATGGCTTCTTCGCACCCGCGCATCGCCGCGATGATTACCGAAACCACGCTGCTCATGCGCGCCGGGGCCAGCCGTGAGGACGCGCTGCGCAAGCTGGGCGAAAACGCCGGGGTGGACGAGATTCGCTCATTTGCCACGCTGCTCATCCAGTCTGATAAATTGGGTACCAGCCTGGCCACCACGTTGCGCGTTTACGCCTCAGAGATGCGCGAAGCACGACGCCTTAGAGCCGAAGAAAAGGCGCATCGCTTGCCAGTTCTTCTCTCCATCCCACTGGTCGTGTTCATGCTGCCGACCATGATCGGGGTCATCACTCTTCCAGCTATCGTACTGTCAATTCGCGAAGTCTTTCCAGCCATGTCAGGGAGCCGCTAA